A region from the Silene latifolia isolate original U9 population chromosome 7, ASM4854445v1, whole genome shotgun sequence genome encodes:
- the LOC141590486 gene encoding uncharacterized protein LOC141590486, producing the protein MEHVIENLGCSIDCGAPAPDQKIVTFVSDWSNHTLDPVFSRRKDVIDYVFNESDAFDKLEHLVTFNEFWFITREDIVTLRPTQQIMTSVIDGWCLLLNHIMKPTAVSRCFFGMSHTDWARYIWKDKKKGKVLNKDEDVFGGWDSWADMLSSSPFQLDSDMIFLPVLSGDGDHYSCVCINFLTEQIEYLDNRKYDEDLEKLPYGGIALITVALMGKYLVSKGLSKGSKVADFKLVNIQFSWQKVGYSRNDCGVYLMLTMMFYFGNLFECGLGKTVNMNLFRAEIAATLVLCDINKEREDVLRRVDAFKEVASHPLTINLDANKRKRFRYWG; encoded by the exons ATGGAGCACGTCATTGAGAACCTTGGTTGTTCGATAGACTGCGGTGCACCTGCTCCTGATCAGAAGATCGTCACGTTTGTATCGGACTGGAGTAACCATACCCTTGACCCGGTGTTCAGTAGGAGGAAAGATGTGATTGATTATGTGTTTAATGAATCAGATGCGTTTGACAAATT GGAACATTTGGTAACATTTAACGAGTTTTGGTTCATAACCCGGGAAGACATTGTCACTCTGAGGCCCACACAGCAAATTATGACTAGTGTAATTGATGGTTGGTGCCTACTTCTCAACCATATCATGAAGCCTACAGCTGTATCCCGTTGTTTCTTCGGCATGAGTCACACA GACTGGGCGCGGTATATTTGGAAGGACAAGAAGAAAGGAAAAGTGTTGAATAAAGATGAAGATGTTTTCGGTGGATGGGACAGTTGGGCTGATATGTTGAGTTCTTCACCATTTCAGCTTGACTCAGATATG aTCTTTCTCCCTGTATTATCTGGTGATGGTGATCATTACAGCTGTGTGTGCATTAACTTCTTAACCGAGCAAATTGAGTACCTTGACAACCGTAAGTATGATGAAGACTTAGAAAAGCTGCCTTATGGTGGGATTGCACTTATTACG GTTGCGTTAATGGGGAAATATTTGGTGAGTAAAGGACTGTCTAAAGGCTCAAAGGTCGCTGATTTTAAGCTCGTTAACATTCAATTCAGTTGGCAAAAAGTTGGTTATTCGAGAAATGACTGTGGTGTTTATTTGATGCTTACAATGATGTTTTATTTTGGGAACCTGTTTGAATGTGGCCTTGGGAAGACTGTGAATATGAACCTGTTTCGTGCTGAGATTGCGGCAACCCTTGTCCTATGTGACATAAACAAGGAAAGGGAAGATGTATTACGTCGTGTTGATGCTTTCAAAGAGGTTGCTTCTCATCCACTGACTATCAACTTGGATGCCAATAAGAGAAAACGATTCCGATATTGGGGCTAG